The Leadbettera azotonutricia ZAS-9 genome has a window encoding:
- the recG gene encoding ATP-dependent DNA helicase RecG gives MFLRELDAALDHVKPKRTGEKTFEALARLGIVDVGTLLCHYPRKWEDRSEELPLNCFNLGNVYTTVTVLSHGWFYANHRRTLKIIVEDDTAKASLVCYNRSFWEHQLLVGMKVKIYGEFKYEYGELQSKAFEIVNPNDEGLGKILPIYPLTEGLSQNILRRFMRRALDIYTSNLENELPEEIIKRDDLYSKPQALQAIHFPSSYEARDRAEKTIVYEELFYLEMIVGKRAMERRAAPASGKRAITTGSGFSPLQKRLIERLPFSLTPGQIETAGEINRDMDGPYPMARLLQGDVGSGKTLVSFLACLRAVEEAEGQRGQAALMAPTELLARQHAENAAKLLEPLGLRIAFLTGNIKAAGRAQLLKALAAGEIDIVAGTHALFSRDTIYSNLRLVVIDEQHRFGVTQRQAVMAKGQSSLKAQGTPDLLMMSATPIPRTLALTVFGDLDVSVIRDMPPGRKPIKTHLVKESNENKVYDFARKELAAGHQAYFVYPLIGEGEPGSRAENLKDVTTMAEKLAKTIFPKYPVALIHSRLDEEEKQKAMEAFRRGEVKVLAATSVVEVGVDVPNATCMVIEHAERFGLSALHQLRGRVGRGEAQSYCILIYSDQEIPPELVGVNPEILSEDERSKEGKRLMVMLKSSDGFEIAEKDLILRGPGQIAGIEQSGYLALGLADPVRDADKLARARADAFAILEKDPGLLQPENRRMAAVLERAPPFGLV, from the coding sequence ATGTTTCTCAGGGAACTTGACGCTGCCCTCGATCATGTAAAACCGAAAAGAACCGGGGAAAAAACCTTCGAAGCCCTGGCAAGACTGGGCATTGTGGATGTAGGGACCTTGCTCTGCCATTATCCCCGGAAATGGGAAGATCGTTCCGAGGAACTACCTCTTAACTGTTTTAATCTCGGAAATGTCTACACTACTGTAACAGTTTTGTCCCATGGCTGGTTCTACGCAAACCATAGAAGGACCCTTAAAATCATTGTGGAAGACGATACTGCCAAAGCTTCGCTTGTTTGCTATAACCGTTCTTTTTGGGAGCATCAGCTTCTGGTTGGCATGAAGGTTAAAATATACGGGGAATTCAAATATGAATATGGAGAGCTTCAATCCAAAGCCTTTGAAATAGTCAATCCCAATGATGAAGGTTTAGGCAAGATACTGCCCATTTATCCACTCACCGAAGGCCTCAGCCAGAACATACTCCGCAGGTTCATGCGCCGGGCACTGGACATCTACACATCCAACCTTGAAAATGAACTCCCTGAGGAAATTATCAAGCGGGACGATCTGTATTCAAAACCCCAGGCCCTCCAGGCTATCCACTTCCCTTCTTCCTATGAAGCGCGGGATAGGGCAGAAAAGACCATTGTTTATGAGGAGCTTTTCTACCTTGAAATGATAGTCGGGAAGCGGGCTATGGAAAGGCGGGCTGCGCCTGCTTCGGGCAAAAGGGCAATTACAACTGGCAGCGGCTTCTCCCCTCTACAGAAACGCCTTATCGAAAGGCTGCCGTTTTCCCTCACTCCGGGGCAGATCGAAACCGCAGGGGAAATAAACCGCGATATGGACGGACCCTACCCCATGGCACGCCTTCTTCAGGGCGATGTGGGATCGGGTAAGACCCTCGTCTCATTTCTTGCCTGCCTCAGGGCAGTGGAAGAGGCGGAAGGGCAAAGGGGCCAGGCAGCGCTCATGGCGCCAACAGAATTACTGGCAAGGCAGCATGCGGAAAACGCAGCAAAACTGTTGGAGCCTTTAGGCTTGCGCATCGCTTTCCTCACGGGGAATATAAAAGCTGCGGGGCGCGCACAGCTTCTAAAAGCCCTGGCGGCAGGGGAAATAGACATTGTTGCAGGAACACATGCGCTCTTTTCGCGGGACACTATCTACAGCAATCTGCGTCTTGTGGTGATAGATGAGCAGCATCGTTTCGGCGTGACCCAGCGCCAGGCTGTCATGGCAAAGGGGCAGTCTTCCCTAAAGGCTCAGGGTACTCCCGATCTTCTCATGATGAGCGCCACTCCCATACCCCGCACCCTGGCCCTGACAGTATTTGGCGACCTGGATGTATCGGTGATTCGGGACATGCCCCCGGGGCGCAAACCTATCAAGACCCATCTGGTAAAGGAATCGAATGAGAACAAGGTGTACGATTTTGCAAGGAAGGAACTTGCAGCGGGACATCAGGCGTATTTTGTCTATCCCCTCATCGGCGAAGGCGAGCCGGGCAGCAGGGCTGAAAACTTAAAAGATGTTACCACCATGGCAGAAAAACTGGCAAAAACCATCTTCCCCAAATACCCTGTTGCATTGATACACTCCAGGCTTGATGAAGAAGAAAAACAGAAGGCTATGGAGGCATTCCGCCGGGGAGAAGTCAAAGTGCTGGCGGCCACCAGCGTAGTGGAAGTGGGTGTGGATGTCCCCAATGCTACCTGCATGGTCATAGAGCACGCAGAACGCTTCGGCCTTTCAGCCCTGCATCAGCTTCGGGGCAGGGTCGGCAGAGGCGAAGCCCAGTCCTACTGCATCCTAATTTATTCGGATCAGGAGATCCCGCCTGAACTTGTAGGGGTAAATCCTGAAATCTTAAGCGAGGATGAGCGCAGCAAGGAAGGGAAGCGCCTTATGGTGATGCTTAAAAGCAGCGACGGCTTTGAAATTGCCGAAAAAGACCTCATCCTCAGGGGGCCGGGCCAGATCGCGGGCATTGAGCAGTCCGGCTACCTCGCCCTGGGCCTGGCAGATCCGGTGAGGGACGCAGACAAGCTTGCCAGGGCAAGGGCCGATGCCTTCGCCATACTGGAAAAAGATCCGGGCCTCCTTCAGCCGGAGAACCGCCGTATGGCAGCCGTACTGGAAAGAGCGCCGCCTTTCGGTTTAGTATAA
- a CDS encoding hybrid sensor histidine kinase/response regulator — MRIKIMLIISSIVLVITASSLVLSLSFSQGRFWETVRNDLTVSAELASRMVSRELEVLKRDVQIIGTQLAFTGEAETTERLRYHTSHGPYLSLAVFDSQGWVDFYGRAAPSNSYLENEYMKRAFSGETCISPPEWESGGDLVLRIWAPLEGNRVLVATMDGLSISRMVSDIRIWETGNIFIVDREGYVIANMRENWVTEKYNYIHMGEIDDKYRTPKEMVSRMIKGETGIAYFDIADIDRIASFIPVSDTDGWSLGVVVPIAETPVSQIRQVLLSSSFVFLSFGIIAAFFAANSIAIPYKKAADANEAKSRFLANMSHEMRTPLNAIIGLSELELGDGDLSGEIYDNTEKIYNSGITLLGIINDLLDISKIESGKFELVPVEYDIPSLINDTVNLNIVRIGSKPIKFRLHVEENIPAKFLGDELRIKQVFNNLLSNAFKYTREGSVDWYLSAQREGDKVWLQSRIQDTGIGIKGEDLPKLFSEYGQVDTKSNRKIEGTGLGLAISRGMARLMGGDITVESEYGKGSVFTLRILQEPIGTETIGKNTAENLNLFNYTLQRRTRNQKLIRAWIPYASVLVVDDVAINLDVARGMLKPYGMTVDCVASGPAAIERIRGGKPKYNAVFMDHMMPGMDGIEATRIIRKEINTDYAKNIPVIALTADAIIGNDKLFLSKGFQAFLTKPIDIMQLDSVITHWVRNKDLEKELKEKSPELFVGKPNPDNTRFQEKRDSNTALPNSERYASLIEASKSISGFDITMGLELVDNDIESWLEVMHSFIVHTPALLDSIRSIEKLTEYTITVHGIKGSCYSLGAQTVGKKAEDLEHKSRAGDMEFVRNNNSDFIAQAEKLVDDFRALVKTAEKESDKALKSAPDKDLLAKILDAAAGYDMEGLEEFIGKLEQYRYEKDDDLVPWLREQGNRSEFLAIQERLAKMLK; from the coding sequence ATGAGAATAAAAATAATGCTTATCATCAGTTCCATAGTGCTGGTGATCACCGCCTCCAGCCTGGTGTTAAGCCTCTCATTCAGCCAGGGCCGTTTCTGGGAAACAGTGCGCAACGATTTAACCGTAAGCGCCGAATTGGCTTCCCGCATGGTTTCGCGCGAACTGGAAGTCCTTAAACGGGATGTGCAGATTATAGGAACCCAACTGGCATTCACCGGGGAAGCCGAGACAACCGAAAGGCTGCGTTACCACACAAGCCATGGCCCATACCTCTCCCTGGCGGTCTTTGATTCCCAGGGCTGGGTGGATTTCTACGGCAGGGCAGCCCCGTCGAATTCGTATCTCGAAAACGAGTATATGAAGCGCGCCTTCTCAGGCGAAACCTGCATCTCCCCTCCCGAATGGGAAAGCGGGGGCGATCTGGTATTGAGAATTTGGGCGCCCCTTGAAGGCAACAGGGTCCTCGTCGCCACCATGGACGGGCTGAGCATAAGCCGCATGGTTTCTGATATCAGGATATGGGAAACAGGCAATATCTTCATTGTAGACCGCGAAGGCTATGTCATTGCCAACATGAGGGAGAATTGGGTAACCGAAAAGTATAACTATATACACATGGGGGAAATTGACGACAAATACCGCACACCAAAGGAAATGGTGTCCCGCATGATCAAGGGCGAAACAGGGATAGCCTATTTTGACATTGCGGACATTGATCGCATCGCATCATTCATACCTGTCAGTGACACTGACGGCTGGTCGCTGGGAGTGGTAGTACCCATTGCCGAAACCCCTGTGTCTCAAATACGCCAGGTGCTGCTCAGCTCGTCTTTTGTATTCCTGAGCTTTGGCATTATTGCCGCTTTTTTTGCTGCCAACAGTATTGCGATTCCTTATAAAAAAGCCGCGGATGCCAACGAAGCAAAGAGCCGTTTCCTGGCAAACATGAGCCACGAAATGAGGACGCCCCTCAACGCCATCATAGGCCTTTCGGAACTGGAGCTGGGCGATGGCGATCTGTCAGGCGAAATTTACGACAACACAGAAAAGATCTACAATTCGGGCATTACCCTTCTTGGCATTATCAATGATCTCCTGGATATTTCCAAAATTGAATCCGGCAAATTTGAACTTGTCCCTGTGGAATACGATATTCCCAGCCTTATCAATGATACGGTGAATCTCAATATAGTGCGCATAGGCAGCAAACCTATCAAGTTCCGCCTTCATGTGGAAGAAAACATACCCGCAAAATTCTTGGGCGACGAGCTCCGCATCAAACAGGTTTTCAACAATCTCCTCTCCAATGCGTTTAAATACACCAGGGAGGGGTCCGTGGACTGGTATCTTTCCGCACAAAGGGAAGGAGACAAGGTTTGGCTTCAAAGCAGGATCCAGGACACGGGGATCGGCATTAAAGGAGAAGACCTTCCCAAGCTCTTCTCCGAGTATGGCCAGGTTGACACTAAAAGCAACCGCAAAATAGAAGGCACAGGTCTAGGCTTAGCCATAAGCAGAGGCATGGCCCGGCTTATGGGTGGCGACATCACGGTGGAAAGCGAATATGGAAAAGGTTCGGTCTTTACGCTGAGGATACTTCAGGAACCCATAGGCACTGAAACAATAGGAAAAAATACTGCGGAAAATTTAAACCTCTTTAACTATACCCTGCAGCGCAGAACCAGGAATCAGAAACTCATCAGGGCCTGGATTCCCTATGCATCAGTACTGGTAGTGGACGATGTAGCTATCAATCTTGATGTTGCCAGGGGTATGCTCAAGCCTTACGGTATGACCGTAGACTGCGTTGCGTCCGGGCCTGCAGCCATAGAGCGCATACGCGGAGGGAAACCAAAGTACAACGCCGTTTTTATGGATCATATGATGCCCGGCATGGATGGTATTGAAGCAACACGTATTATCAGGAAAGAAATTAACACCGATTATGCGAAGAATATCCCTGTTATAGCCCTGACCGCGGACGCCATCATTGGCAATGACAAGCTTTTTTTAAGCAAAGGTTTCCAGGCCTTTCTTACCAAACCTATTGATATAATGCAGCTGGACTCAGTAATAACCCATTGGGTGCGGAACAAGGATCTTGAAAAAGAGCTTAAAGAAAAATCGCCTGAGCTGTTTGTCGGGAAGCCAAACCCCGATAATACCAGGTTCCAGGAAAAAAGGGACAGCAATACTGCGCTTCCAAATTCTGAAAGGTATGCATCGCTTATAGAAGCGTCAAAAAGCATTAGCGGTTTTGATATCACCATGGGCCTTGAGCTTGTGGATAACGATATTGAATCATGGCTTGAAGTGATGCACAGTTTTATTGTCCATACACCTGCACTGCTGGATTCCATACGCAGTATAGAAAAACTGACTGAATACACCATAACGGTTCATGGCATTAAAGGTTCATGCTATAGCCTTGGAGCCCAGACAGTAGGGAAGAAAGCCGAAGATCTTGAACACAAGAGCCGCGCGGGGGATATGGAATTTGTCAGAAATAATAATTCAGATTTTATAGCCCAGGCAGAAAAACTCGTGGACGATTTCAGGGCTCTCGTAAAAACAGCAGAAAAAGAAAGCGACAAAGCCCTTAAGTCTGCCCCTGACAAGGATCTCTTGGCAAAAATTCTTGATGCTGCTGCAGGTTATGATATGGAAGGCCTTGAGGAATTCATTGGGAAGCTTGAGCAGTACCGTTATGAAAAGGATGACGATCTTGTGCCCTGGCTTAGAGAACAGGGTAACCGCTCCGAATTCCTTGCCATACAGGAACGATTGGCAAAGATGCTTAAATAG
- a CDS encoding HD domain-containing phosphohydrolase, which produces MGNERQIIMLVDDNMASLTMGKNILKDKYNVFPIPSGEKLFEVLQKVTPDLILLDIAMPDMDGYEVIKKLKADRKTQDIPVVFLTSRDDPGNELEGLSLGAIDYVSKPFSPALLAQRIDNHLLLSSQKKELKKYNDNLKEMVLEQTQQIEDLQNAVMSTVAEVVEFRDDIIGGHIERVQSYLKFMLDQIIEEEKYPKEMAEWDLDFLIPSAQLHDVGKILVSEKILSKPGKLTPEEFEEIKKHTSYGIKVIDRISGITREHAFLDHAKIIAGAHHERWDGKGYPNGLAGENIPLQGRLMAIADVYDALIAVRPYKQPVSTAEAAKIITEGKGTQFDPVLVDIFQTVASKFAKIAERESPLI; this is translated from the coding sequence ATGGGAAACGAACGGCAGATAATAATGCTGGTAGACGACAACATGGCAAGCCTCACCATGGGGAAAAACATCCTTAAGGACAAGTACAATGTTTTTCCCATTCCGTCGGGCGAAAAACTTTTTGAGGTTTTGCAAAAGGTCACCCCTGACCTCATACTCCTCGATATTGCAATGCCTGATATGGACGGCTATGAGGTCATTAAAAAGCTCAAAGCCGATAGAAAAACCCAGGACATACCGGTAGTGTTCCTGACCTCCCGGGACGATCCGGGCAACGAGCTGGAAGGCCTCTCCCTTGGGGCTATAGACTATGTGTCCAAGCCCTTTTCCCCTGCCCTCCTTGCCCAGCGTATCGACAACCATCTCCTCCTTTCGTCCCAGAAAAAGGAACTTAAAAAATACAACGACAACCTCAAGGAAATGGTCCTGGAACAGACCCAACAGATTGAAGATCTTCAGAATGCAGTGATGAGCACTGTGGCCGAAGTGGTTGAATTCCGGGATGACATCATTGGGGGCCATATCGAAAGAGTGCAAAGCTATCTCAAATTCATGCTTGATCAAATTATCGAAGAGGAAAAATACCCCAAAGAGATGGCCGAGTGGGATCTGGATTTTCTTATCCCCTCCGCCCAGCTCCATGATGTGGGAAAAATTCTGGTAAGCGAAAAAATACTCAGCAAACCCGGGAAGCTCACTCCTGAAGAATTCGAGGAGATAAAAAAACACACCAGCTACGGCATAAAGGTCATTGATCGTATTTCCGGCATAACCCGGGAGCATGCCTTCCTGGATCACGCCAAGATCATTGCAGGAGCCCACCATGAACGCTGGGATGGCAAGGGCTATCCCAATGGCCTGGCAGGAGAAAACATCCCCCTTCAGGGTCGCCTCATGGCTATAGCGGATGTGTACGATGCCCTCATTGCGGTACGGCCCTACAAACAGCCGGTGAGCACTGCGGAAGCGGCGAAGATTATCACCGAGGGGAAGGGAACCCAATTTGATCCGGTACTGGTGGATATCTTCCAGACTGTTGCGTCTAAATTCGCCAAAATCGCGGAACGGGAAAGCCCCTTAATATGA
- a CDS encoding methionine ABC transporter ATP-binding protein: MIELKNISKSYGAVHAVRKVDLSVPPGSIYGIIGKSGAGKSTLLRVMSLLEAPDGGEVYYRQERVDILTGKALLERRRKMGMIFQNFNLLSSRDAAGNIAYPLEIGGLHKKQIEKRVDELLEMVNITDKRHARLRELSGGQKQRVAIARALAVNPEVLFCDEATSALDPQTTRSILTLIRELHDSLKITVVLITHQMSVIQSVCSEVAVLDEGIIAEEGVVDAVFKAPKTEAAKELIYA; the protein is encoded by the coding sequence ATGATTGAACTGAAAAATATTTCCAAGAGCTACGGGGCCGTCCATGCGGTCCGCAAGGTGGATCTGTCCGTTCCTCCCGGCTCCATCTATGGAATCATAGGGAAAAGCGGGGCCGGGAAATCCACCCTCTTGAGGGTCATGAGCCTCCTGGAAGCCCCGGACGGAGGCGAAGTGTATTACCGCCAGGAAAGAGTGGATATACTCACAGGCAAGGCCCTTCTGGAACGCCGCCGCAAAATGGGCATGATCTTCCAGAATTTCAACCTCCTTTCTTCGCGGGACGCTGCGGGGAATATCGCCTATCCCCTTGAGATTGGAGGGCTCCACAAGAAGCAAATTGAAAAACGGGTGGACGAACTTTTGGAAATGGTGAACATCACCGACAAGCGCCATGCCCGGCTCAGGGAACTTTCGGGCGGGCAGAAACAGCGGGTAGCCATTGCCCGTGCTTTAGCCGTGAACCCCGAGGTGCTTTTCTGCGACGAGGCAACCAGCGCCCTTGATCCCCAGACCACAAGGTCGATACTCACCCTGATACGGGAACTCCACGACAGCCTCAAAATAACAGTGGTACTCATCACCCACCAGATGTCGGTGATACAGTCCGTGTGCAGCGAAGTGGCGGTCCTGGACGAAGGCATCATCGCCGAAGAGGGGGTTGTGGACGCAGTCTTCAAAGCGCCCAAAACCGAGGCCGCAAAGGAACTCATCTATGCCTGA
- a CDS encoding methionine ABC transporter permease produces the protein MPEKFMAVLVLLPASTLETLYMTLVSTLLACVLGFPLGAFLYSASPAGLHSRPIIYNALSRVVNILRSLPFIILMILLIPLSRFIIGTSIGPTAVIIPLSIAAAPFVARISESALSEVDNGVITAAKAMGSSNMQIIRKVLIPEALPALVSGLALTIINLIGYSAMAGAIGGGGLGSLAINYGYYRFRMEVTIAAVIIILIIVELVQFVGTAISRRLLSKR, from the coding sequence ATGCCTGAAAAATTCATGGCGGTCCTGGTGCTGCTCCCTGCCTCAACCCTGGAAACCCTCTATATGACTTTGGTTTCTACCTTGCTCGCCTGCGTTCTGGGTTTCCCTCTGGGAGCCTTCCTCTACAGCGCCTCCCCCGCAGGGCTCCATTCCCGGCCCATCATCTACAACGCCCTCTCAAGGGTGGTGAACATTTTGCGCTCCCTTCCCTTCATTATATTGATGATACTTCTCATACCTCTTTCGCGCTTCATCATAGGAACGAGCATTGGGCCTACGGCGGTGATCATTCCCCTTTCCATTGCAGCAGCCCCCTTTGTGGCCCGCATTTCCGAGTCCGCCCTGTCCGAGGTGGATAACGGGGTCATCACCGCAGCAAAGGCCATGGGCTCATCCAACATGCAGATCATACGCAAAGTGCTGATACCCGAAGCCCTGCCGGCCCTGGTCTCAGGCCTTGCCCTAACCATCATCAACCTCATCGGGTATTCGGCAATGGCAGGAGCCATAGGCGGAGGGGGTCTTGGGAGCCTTGCCATCAACTACGGGTATTACCGCTTCAGAATGGAAGTAACGATTGCGGCGGTTATCATCATATTGATCATTGTGGAACTGGTTCAGTTTGTGGGTACCGCGATAAGCCGCAGACTGCTTTCCAAACGGTGA
- a CDS encoding MetQ/NlpA family ABC transporter substrate-binding protein translates to MKKLVLFSLIALLAVSGAFAKGGGDKSGTLTVGATPVPHAELLNLVKADLASQGITLVVREFNDYVQPNEALIAGDLDANFFQHIPYLESNDNWKAKLSSAFGVHVEPLGLYSQKYKTVNDLPNGASIAIPNDPTNGGRALLLLQAKGLITLKANAGLTATPQDVSGNPKNYRFTELEAAQLPRALGDVDAAIINGNYALEAGLNPVRDSLIIEGADSPYVNIVTVQKGKEKDARIVALEKALKSQKVKDYIQATYDGGVVAVF, encoded by the coding sequence ATGAAAAAGCTTGTACTGTTTTCTCTTATCGCGCTTCTGGCAGTGTCAGGGGCATTTGCAAAAGGCGGCGGGGACAAATCGGGGACCCTCACTGTGGGGGCCACGCCGGTTCCCCATGCGGAACTTCTCAACCTGGTCAAGGCCGATCTTGCCAGCCAGGGCATCACCCTGGTAGTGCGGGAATTCAACGACTATGTGCAGCCCAACGAGGCTCTCATAGCGGGCGATTTGGACGCCAACTTCTTCCAGCACATCCCCTACCTCGAGTCCAATGACAACTGGAAAGCCAAGCTGTCTTCGGCTTTCGGCGTCCATGTGGAACCCCTGGGTCTCTATTCCCAGAAATACAAAACCGTGAACGATCTCCCCAACGGGGCCAGCATTGCCATTCCCAACGATCCCACCAACGGCGGAAGGGCCCTGCTCCTGCTGCAGGCAAAGGGCCTTATCACCCTCAAAGCCAACGCCGGCCTCACCGCAACCCCCCAGGACGTTTCGGGCAACCCCAAAAACTACCGCTTCACCGAGCTTGAAGCTGCCCAGCTTCCCCGCGCCCTGGGCGATGTGGACGCTGCGATTATCAACGGCAACTATGCCCTGGAAGCCGGCCTCAATCCTGTGCGGGACTCCCTCATCATCGAAGGGGCTGATTCACCCTATGTGAATATCGTGACAGTCCAGAAGGGCAAGGAAAAAGACGCCCGCATTGTGGCTCTGGAAAAAGCCCTCAAATCCCAGAAGGTAAAGGATTACATCCAGGCCACCTATGACGGCGGAGTGGTAGCGGTTTTTTAA
- a CDS encoding 5-formyltetrahydrofolate cyclo-ligase — protein MANSTKQDSRPAVPAKYKVDKQRLRREIKERLKLLPLASFHDEGLNAAAVLQNQSLFEQYSTVLIFLSTNNEVDTLPLIKAALAEGKKVFAPRVEGEKIQFYRILSTDGPWQGGPFGIREPVPGKGGETGRPLQAVDFPALVIVPGLAFTRQGKRLGYGGGYYDKFFAHLDEAGLPFTSLGFCMAEQVIEDLPTETWDREMDGVLTGRGLATL, from the coding sequence GTGGCAAACTCTACGAAGCAGGACTCAAGGCCGGCGGTACCCGCAAAATATAAGGTGGACAAGCAGAGGCTGCGCAGGGAGATTAAAGAGAGATTAAAGCTTCTGCCCCTTGCTTCTTTTCATGACGAAGGACTGAATGCCGCCGCTGTTTTGCAAAATCAATCCCTTTTTGAACAATACTCGACAGTGCTTATTTTCCTCTCCACGAATAACGAGGTTGATACTTTGCCTCTGATTAAAGCCGCTTTGGCTGAGGGCAAGAAAGTGTTTGCCCCCAGGGTGGAGGGAGAGAAAATTCAATTTTACCGGATTTTGTCCACAGACGGCCCCTGGCAGGGAGGACCTTTCGGCATTAGGGAGCCTGTGCCGGGTAAAGGCGGGGAGACGGGTAGGCCATTGCAGGCTGTGGATTTTCCTGCACTGGTTATTGTGCCGGGGCTTGCTTTTACAAGGCAGGGGAAGAGGCTGGGGTACGGAGGTGGGTATTACGATAAGTTTTTTGCCCACCTGGATGAAGCCGGACTCCCTTTCACCAGCCTGGGGTTCTGCATGGCGGAACAGGTGATTGAGGACCTGCCCACAGAGACCTGGGACAGGGAGATGGACGGGGTTCTGACGGGGCGAGGTTTGGCGACATTATAG
- a CDS encoding ATP-binding protein — translation MYRKLIKDLVGWKNKQGRKPLVIQGARQVGKTWLMQEFGRLEYREAVYFNFDRNKALDAIFEPDLNPYRIIEELEAKSGRKVIPGETLIMLDEIQECNRALVSLKYFCEEAPEYHIIAAGSLLGVALHKGTTYPVGKTDTLTLYPLTFMEFLAALGEEGLLKIFEEKNFRLIQVLKEEIIRYLKQYFFIGGMPGVVQNFINKRDLGEVRQEQEIILKDFYRDFSKHIAPSSIPKLALIWDSIPEQLGKEKKRFIYKDMKPGARSSQYEDALLWLTACGLVYKINRVSLPHLPLISYSEAEVFKLYSLDVGLLAAQSALSMQTLTDPNHAIFDHFKGALTEQFVLQELKASGEMLPIYFWANAKNTSSVDFLLQWEDKIIPLEVKASVNLQSKSLKAYMDSWKPSIAIRSSLADYNRNGPLHEIPLYLVGMFREITQ, via the coding sequence ATGTACCGGAAACTTATAAAGGACCTTGTCGGTTGGAAGAACAAACAGGGGCGAAAGCCTTTGGTCATCCAGGGGGCCCGGCAGGTGGGCAAAACCTGGCTTATGCAGGAATTCGGCCGCCTGGAATATCGGGAAGCGGTTTATTTCAACTTTGACCGGAATAAGGCCCTGGACGCTATTTTTGAACCTGATCTCAATCCTTACCGTATTATAGAAGAACTCGAAGCGAAGTCCGGCAGGAAGGTAATTCCCGGGGAAACCCTTATCATGCTTGACGAGATTCAGGAATGTAACCGCGCCCTGGTATCTCTCAAGTACTTTTGCGAAGAAGCCCCGGAATATCATATCATCGCCGCAGGGAGCCTTTTGGGGGTAGCTCTCCACAAGGGCACTACCTACCCCGTGGGCAAGACCGATACGCTGACCTTGTATCCCCTTACTTTTATGGAATTCCTTGCAGCCCTGGGGGAAGAAGGGCTGCTAAAAATATTCGAGGAAAAAAATTTCAGGCTCATCCAGGTTCTTAAAGAAGAGATAATCCGGTATCTCAAACAGTACTTTTTTATAGGCGGTATGCCCGGGGTTGTTCAGAATTTTATCAATAAAAGGGATCTTGGCGAGGTAAGGCAGGAGCAGGAGATAATCCTGAAGGATTTTTACCGGGATTTTTCCAAGCACATTGCCCCGTCTTCTATCCCCAAGCTGGCCCTGATCTGGGATTCTATCCCTGAACAACTCGGAAAAGAAAAGAAGCGTTTTATTTATAAGGATATGAAACCCGGCGCCCGATCCAGCCAGTATGAGGATGCCCTGCTCTGGCTTACTGCCTGCGGTCTGGTATACAAAATCAACAGAGTTTCTCTGCCCCATCTTCCCCTCATTTCATATTCTGAGGCGGAGGTCTTTAAGCTCTACAGCCTTGACGTGGGTCTGCTTGCGGCCCAATCTGCCTTGTCCATGCAAACCCTGACGGATCCGAACCACGCCATCTTTGATCATTTTAAGGGGGCGCTGACCGAACAATTTGTTTTGCAGGAACTTAAAGCATCGGGTGAAATGCTGCCAATATATTTTTGGGCCAACGCCAAAAACACCTCCAGCGTCGATTTTCTTCTTCAATGGGAAGATAAGATTATTCCACTGGAAGTAAAGGCCTCTGTTAATCTCCAATCAAAAAGCCTTAAAGCTTACATGGACTCCTGGAAGCCATCCATCGCTATCCGCAGTTCCCTTGCCGATTACAACCGCAATGGCCCCTTGCATGAAATTCCCCTTTATCTTGTGGGGATGTTTCGGGAAATAACACAATAA